A part of Pararoseomonas sp. SCSIO 73927 genomic DNA contains:
- a CDS encoding deoxyguanosinetriphosphate triphosphohydrolase has translation MDAPQTPAAARGPHEQARPDPARPGFARTDLAPWAVQPGASRGRLHPEDGGGGRSPYQRDRDRIIHSTAFRRLQYKTQVFIYHEGDAFRTRLTHSIEVAQIARSLARQLHLDEDLAEALALAHDLGHPPFGHAGEEALNGVMRAFGGYDHNAQSLKAVTLLEHRYAGFDGLNLTWETLEGLAKHNGPLRRPPPYIAEYSARHDLELHCHASAEAQAAAIADDIAYNNHDLDDGLRAGIFTLEEACRLPLVAEARDLAMASVPADTPPDRLGSEIIRRVINLMIVDVTEEARRRIAALNPKDVSDIRRAERPMVFFSERMRALNQETRDFLFDRMYRHWRVNRTTLKSKRVLQVMFSLLHGQPDMLPPSWARRAGDAGSPEAARTVCDWLAGMTDKFALEEHRRLTDPHTPG, from the coding sequence ATGGACGCCCCCCAGACCCCTGCCGCCGCGCGCGGCCCGCACGAGCAGGCCCGCCCGGATCCGGCGCGGCCGGGCTTCGCGCGCACGGATCTGGCGCCCTGGGCGGTCCAGCCCGGCGCCTCGCGCGGGCGCCTCCACCCCGAGGACGGGGGAGGGGGCCGGTCCCCCTACCAGCGGGACCGGGACCGGATCATCCATTCCACGGCCTTCCGGCGGCTGCAGTACAAGACCCAGGTCTTCATCTACCATGAGGGCGATGCCTTCCGGACGCGGCTGACCCACTCGATCGAGGTGGCGCAGATTGCCCGCTCCCTGGCGCGGCAGCTGCACCTGGACGAGGACCTGGCGGAAGCCCTGGCCCTGGCCCACGACCTCGGCCACCCCCCCTTCGGCCATGCGGGTGAGGAGGCGCTGAACGGCGTGATGCGCGCCTTCGGCGGCTACGACCACAACGCCCAGTCCCTGAAGGCCGTGACCCTGCTGGAGCACCGCTACGCCGGCTTCGACGGGCTGAACCTGACCTGGGAGACGCTGGAGGGGCTGGCGAAGCACAACGGCCCCCTGCGCCGCCCGCCGCCCTACATCGCCGAGTACTCCGCCCGGCATGACCTGGAGCTGCACTGCCACGCGAGCGCCGAGGCCCAGGCGGCGGCGATCGCGGACGACATCGCCTACAACAACCACGACCTGGACGACGGACTGCGCGCCGGCATCTTCACGCTCGAGGAAGCCTGCCGCCTGCCGCTGGTGGCGGAGGCGCGCGACCTGGCCATGGCTTCCGTCCCCGCAGACACCCCGCCGGACCGGCTTGGCAGCGAGATCATCCGGCGCGTGATCAACCTGATGATCGTGGACGTGACGGAGGAGGCGCGCCGCCGGATCGCGGCCCTGAACCCGAAGGACGTCTCCGACATCCGCCGTGCGGAACGGCCGATGGTCTTCTTCTCCGAGCGGATGCGCGCCCTGAACCAGGAGACGCGCGACTTCCTGTTCGACCGCATGTACCGGCACTGGCGCGTGAACCGCACCACGCTGAAGTCCAAGCGCGTGCTGCAGGTCATGTTCTCCCTGCTGCACGGCCAGCCCGACATGCTGCCCCCCTCCTGGGCGCGCCGCGCGGGCGATGCGGGCTCTCCCGAGGCCGCCCGCACGGTCTGCGACTGGTTGGCGGGCATGACCGACAAGTTCGCGCTCGAAGAGCACCGTCGCCTGACGGACCCCCACACTCCCGGCTGA
- the argS gene encoding arginine--tRNA ligase, with protein sequence MTDDIFRTIREAVVAELRALIPGLDEAVLARVLVEPPRDPTHGDMATNAALLVAKPARMAPQKVAQDLAARLVAREDIAEAAPAGPGFVNLRLTESAIRAQVPAVLRAGEAFGNGATGGRRRANVEYVSANPTGPMHVGHCRGAVVGDALANLLEKAGWDVTKEYYINDAGAQVQALAWAAYWRYLQALGTPMTEEEFSAAIPGGLQYRGEYLVPVGHALQQAHGDALAPGGVPADSSLWLDTVRGFTVAAMMDEIREDLAALGVTHDVFISEASLVRSGEADKAIAALTARGLVYEGVLEPPKGKLPDDWEAREQTLFRSTEFGDDVDRPLRKSDGSNTYFANDIGNHADKIARGFDELVQVWGADHGGYVPRMKAAVAALSGDRPVSFDVVLTQIVKVVKGGQPVRMSKRAGTYVTLRDLIEEVGRDAVRFTMLTRKADAQMEFDLDAVVQQSRDNPVFYVQYAHARCRSVLRQAGDPTAADLAGAPLEALDDPTELALIRRLSAWPRTVEGAALAREPHRIAFFLHDLAADFHLLWNKGREDTTLRFIREDEPEATRARLALVAATATVIRSGLAVMGVTPVEEMR encoded by the coding sequence ATGACAGACGACATCTTCCGCACGATCCGCGAGGCGGTCGTGGCCGAGCTCCGCGCCCTGATCCCCGGGCTGGACGAGGCCGTGCTCGCCCGCGTGCTGGTGGAGCCGCCGCGCGATCCCACCCACGGGGACATGGCCACCAACGCGGCCCTGCTGGTGGCCAAGCCCGCCCGCATGGCGCCTCAAAAGGTGGCGCAGGACCTCGCCGCCCGGCTGGTGGCGCGGGAGGACATTGCGGAGGCCGCGCCCGCCGGCCCGGGCTTCGTGAACCTGCGCCTGACCGAATCGGCGATCCGTGCCCAGGTTCCGGCCGTGCTGCGCGCGGGCGAGGCCTTTGGGAACGGCGCGACGGGCGGGCGGCGGCGCGCGAACGTGGAGTACGTCTCGGCCAACCCGACCGGCCCCATGCATGTCGGCCACTGCCGCGGCGCCGTGGTGGGGGACGCGCTGGCGAACCTGCTGGAGAAGGCGGGCTGGGACGTCACGAAGGAGTACTACATCAACGATGCCGGAGCGCAGGTACAGGCGCTCGCCTGGGCGGCTTACTGGCGCTACCTCCAGGCCCTCGGCACGCCGATGACGGAGGAGGAGTTCTCCGCCGCCATCCCCGGCGGGCTGCAGTACCGGGGCGAGTACCTCGTCCCCGTCGGCCACGCGCTGCAGCAGGCGCACGGGGACGCGCTGGCGCCCGGCGGCGTGCCGGCCGATTCCTCCCTCTGGCTGGATACGGTGCGCGGGTTCACCGTGGCCGCGATGATGGACGAGATCCGCGAGGACCTCGCCGCGCTCGGCGTGACGCACGACGTCTTCATCAGCGAGGCGTCCCTCGTGAGGAGCGGCGAGGCGGACAAGGCTATCGCCGCGCTCACCGCCCGCGGCCTCGTCTACGAGGGCGTGCTGGAGCCGCCCAAGGGCAAGCTGCCGGACGATTGGGAGGCGCGCGAGCAGACGCTGTTCCGCTCCACCGAGTTCGGCGACGACGTGGACCGCCCGCTCCGCAAGAGCGACGGCAGCAACACCTACTTCGCGAACGACATCGGCAACCACGCCGACAAGATCGCGCGCGGCTTCGACGAGCTGGTGCAGGTCTGGGGCGCGGATCATGGCGGCTACGTGCCGCGCATGAAGGCCGCGGTCGCCGCCCTTTCCGGCGACAGGCCCGTCTCCTTCGACGTGGTGCTGACGCAGATCGTGAAGGTGGTGAAGGGCGGCCAGCCCGTGCGCATGTCCAAGCGCGCCGGCACCTATGTGACGCTGCGCGACCTGATCGAGGAGGTGGGCCGCGACGCCGTGCGCTTCACCATGCTGACCCGCAAGGCCGACGCCCAGATGGAGTTCGACCTGGACGCGGTGGTGCAGCAGAGCCGGGACAACCCGGTCTTCTACGTGCAGTACGCCCATGCCCGCTGCCGCTCCGTCCTGCGCCAGGCCGGGGACCCCACGGCGGCCGACCTGGCGGGGGCACCGCTGGAGGCGCTGGACGACCCGACGGAGCTGGCGCTGATCCGCCGGCTGAGCGCCTGGCCCCGCACGGTGGAGGGCGCGGCCCTGGCGCGGGAACCGCACCGGATCGCGTTCTTTCTCCATGACTTGGCGGCCGACTTTCATCTACTCTGGAACAAGGGGCGCGAGGACACGACCTTGCGCTTCATCCGAGAGGATGAGCCCGAGGCCACCCGCGCGAGGCTCGCCCTCGTCGCGGCCACGGCCACGGTCATCCGCTCGGGCCTCGCGGTGATGGGGGTGACGCCCGTCGAGGAGATGCGGTGA
- a CDS encoding SPOR domain-containing protein produces the protein MSDLTVPSYRVRHQRTGFQVPWRMLALSGGVLAAAAVGGGAVWGISRAVNRAVPTIEADARPIRIRPDDPGGLRVANQDERIFESQRRNGAAPGAPARLSPEAERPDVNALRQAAIRAQQAEQAAQAAAAQAAAAQAAQAQAQAAQAQAAQAARQPTAAPAAQPETAPSRPPLLNPSIGQQLASRPAAPAQQPAQQPSPGPQPAPQQAQAPATPPITPPPMPAGAPARAGGRFVVQLGAVTSEEAAQGEWARLQGRIPELAGRQPQITRVDRGDLPPMWRIRTGGLPDDKAAQALCTSAKAKGAPCAVIGG, from the coding sequence GTGAGCGATCTGACTGTTCCGAGCTACCGGGTCCGTCATCAGCGGACCGGATTTCAGGTGCCCTGGCGCATGCTGGCCCTTTCGGGCGGCGTGCTCGCGGCGGCGGCGGTGGGGGGCGGTGCGGTCTGGGGGATCTCCCGCGCCGTGAACCGCGCCGTGCCGACCATCGAGGCCGACGCGCGGCCGATCCGCATCAGGCCGGACGACCCCGGCGGGCTGCGCGTGGCGAACCAGGACGAGCGGATCTTCGAGAGCCAGCGCCGGAACGGCGCGGCACCCGGTGCGCCGGCGAGGCTCTCCCCGGAGGCGGAGCGGCCGGACGTCAACGCGCTGCGCCAGGCGGCGATCCGCGCGCAGCAGGCGGAGCAGGCCGCCCAGGCGGCCGCGGCGCAGGCTGCCGCTGCCCAGGCAGCCCAGGCGCAGGCCCAGGCAGCGCAGGCCCAGGCGGCCCAGGCCGCGCGGCAGCCCACCGCAGCCCCCGCAGCCCAGCCGGAGACGGCGCCGTCCCGGCCGCCGCTCCTCAACCCCAGTATCGGCCAGCAGCTCGCCTCGCGCCCGGCTGCGCCGGCGCAGCAGCCGGCCCAGCAGCCTTCCCCTGGACCGCAGCCCGCGCCGCAGCAGGCGCAGGCCCCGGCCACCCCGCCGATCACCCCGCCGCCCATGCCGGCGGGCGCGCCGGCCCGCGCCGGCGGCCGCTTCGTCGTCCAGCTCGGCGCCGTCACCTCGGAGGAGGCGGCGCAGGGCGAGTGGGCCCGGCTGCAGGGCCGCATCCCCGAGCTCGCCGGCCGCCAGCCGCAGATCACCCGCGTGGACCGCGGCGACCTGCCGCCCATGTGGCGCATCCGCACCGGTGGGCTGCCCGACGACAAGGCCGCGCAGGCCCTCTGCACCTCGGCCAAGGCCAAGGGCGCGCCCTGCGCCGTGATCGGCGGATGA
- a CDS encoding glycoside hydrolase family 3 N-terminal domain-containing protein, with amino-acid sequence MRARAAITGLSGLSLTPEEAALLRATPPAGVILFRRNVNNPSQLSNLTSAVRDILGGEAPILVDQEGGRVARLRPPYWPSYPPPATFEGGPEARAAANAALLGAHCAAMGLDVVCAPCLDLRLPGAHGVIGDRSFSADPAEVARLGEAWIEGLMAAGCIPVVKHIPGHGRATADSHESLPRVEADGAALEADIAPFRAVCARDAGRHLWAMTAHVTYPALDPMLPATLSSAVIGRTIRGEIGFDGPLVSDDLMMGALGGFGPDLAAASISAGCDLVLHCNGVLDDTAALLRDCPPLSERAEERMAAARAAMLASRPPARAAAHLNMGGQPAPAAPHALTDA; translated from the coding sequence ATGAGGGCGCGCGCGGCCATTACCGGCCTCTCCGGCCTCTCGCTCACGCCGGAGGAGGCGGCGCTGCTGCGCGCCACTCCCCCGGCGGGGGTGATCCTGTTCCGCCGGAACGTGAACAACCCCTCCCAGCTCTCCAATCTCACCTCCGCCGTGCGCGACATCCTGGGCGGCGAGGCGCCGATCCTGGTGGACCAGGAAGGGGGCAGGGTGGCCCGGCTGCGCCCGCCCTACTGGCCCTCCTACCCGCCGCCCGCCACCTTCGAGGGCGGGCCGGAGGCGCGGGCCGCCGCGAATGCCGCGCTCCTCGGTGCCCACTGCGCCGCCATGGGGCTGGACGTGGTCTGCGCTCCCTGCCTGGACCTGCGGCTGCCCGGCGCGCACGGGGTGATCGGCGACCGCTCCTTCTCCGCCGACCCGGCCGAGGTCGCCCGGCTCGGCGAGGCCTGGATCGAGGGGCTGATGGCCGCCGGCTGCATCCCCGTGGTCAAGCACATCCCCGGCCACGGCCGCGCCACCGCCGACAGCCACGAGTCGCTGCCCCGGGTGGAGGCAGACGGGGCGGCGCTGGAGGCGGACATCGCCCCCTTCCGCGCCGTCTGCGCCCGCGATGCCGGGCGGCACCTCTGGGCGATGACGGCGCACGTCACCTACCCGGCGCTGGACCCGATGCTGCCCGCCACCCTCTCCTCCGCGGTAATCGGCCGCACCATCCGCGGCGAGATCGGATTCGACGGCCCGCTCGTCTCGGACGACCTGATGATGGGCGCGCTCGGCGGCTTCGGCCCGGACCTCGCCGCGGCCTCCATCAGCGCGGGCTGCGACCTCGTGCTCCACTGCAACGGCGTGCTGGACGATACGGCGGCCCTGCTGCGGGACTGCCCGCCCCTCTCCGAGCGGGCCGAGGAGCGGATGGCGGCGGCGCGGGCGGCGATGCTCGCCTCCCGCCCGCCGGCCCGCGCCGCGGCCCACTTGAACATGGGCGGGCAGCCGGCCCCCGCCGCCCCACACGCCCTGACCGACGCCTGA
- a CDS encoding site-2 protease family protein, which produces MDWLPDFAAAALAAILAITLHEAAHGYAARALGDDTAAQLGRLSLNPLRHVDPVGTLIVPGLLLLSQLLAVGRVEVMFGWAKPVPVDIRRLRNPRFGMVLVAAAGPAMNVAIAFVAAILLHPLRGVGTDNVLDWVEGFLLLSLIGNLVLAAFNLLPIPPLDGGRILGGLLPPAIGVPYLRLERFGLFIVLGLIFLLPMLVPEFDPLRSLVSRVVFPVARGILDITGHAG; this is translated from the coding sequence ATGGATTGGCTCCCGGATTTCGCGGCGGCCGCGCTCGCCGCGATCCTCGCCATCACCCTGCACGAGGCCGCCCACGGCTACGCCGCCCGCGCCCTGGGCGACGACACGGCGGCGCAACTGGGCCGCCTTTCCCTCAATCCGCTGCGGCACGTGGACCCGGTGGGCACGCTGATCGTGCCCGGCCTGCTTCTCCTCTCCCAGCTTCTCGCCGTCGGGCGGGTCGAGGTGATGTTCGGCTGGGCCAAGCCCGTGCCCGTGGACATCCGCCGCCTGCGCAACCCGCGCTTCGGCATGGTGCTGGTGGCCGCCGCCGGGCCCGCGATGAACGTGGCCATCGCTTTCGTCGCCGCGATCCTGCTGCACCCCCTCCGAGGGGTGGGCACGGACAACGTGCTGGACTGGGTGGAGGGATTTCTCCTCCTCTCCCTCATCGGCAACCTCGTCCTGGCCGCCTTCAACCTGCTGCCGATCCCGCCGCTGGATGGCGGCCGTATCCTCGGCGGGCTGCTGCCGCCCGCGATCGGGGTGCCCTACCTGCGGCTGGAGCGGTTCGGGCTCTTCATCGTGCTCGGCCTCATCTTCCTCCTGCCGATGCTGGTGCCGGAGTTCGACCCGCTCCGCAGCCTCGTCTCGCGGGTGGTCTTCCCCGTCGCGCGCGGCATCCTCGACATCACCGGGCACGCGGGATGA
- a CDS encoding ScpA family protein, protein MSGAAEPALVVTLEGFEGPLDLLLDLARAQKVDIAKISILSLVDQYLAVIEGARRVRLEIAADWLVMAAWLAWLKSRLLLPDDPAGEEDAEALAEALADRLRELERMREASGWLLRRPFLGRDVMGRGAPESLVLEDRSALAADMPALLRAYGDILRRAAARRPYRPRPRRLWTVQDALARLRGLVGATPGWAELSRFLPEAEMDPVERRAALASTLIAGLEMAKTGLAELRQDAPFAPILLRPGAETTDAA, encoded by the coding sequence ATGAGCGGCGCGGCCGAGCCGGCCCTCGTCGTCACGCTGGAGGGGTTTGAGGGGCCGCTGGACCTGCTGCTGGACCTCGCCCGGGCGCAGAAGGTGGACATCGCGAAGATCTCCATCCTCTCCCTCGTGGACCAGTACCTCGCCGTCATCGAGGGCGCGCGGCGGGTACGGCTGGAGATCGCGGCGGACTGGCTGGTGATGGCCGCCTGGCTCGCCTGGCTGAAGTCCCGCCTTCTCCTGCCGGACGATCCCGCCGGGGAGGAGGACGCGGAGGCTCTGGCCGAGGCCCTGGCCGACCGGCTGCGGGAGCTGGAGCGGATGCGCGAGGCCTCCGGCTGGCTTCTTCGCCGCCCCTTCCTCGGCCGCGACGTGATGGGCCGCGGCGCGCCGGAGAGCCTCGTGCTGGAGGACCGCTCCGCGCTCGCCGCCGACATGCCCGCGCTTCTCCGCGCTTACGGGGACATCCTGCGCCGCGCCGCCGCCCGCCGGCCCTACCGCCCGCGCCCGCGCCGGCTCTGGACGGTGCAGGACGCCCTGGCGCGCCTGCGCGGGCTGGTCGGCGCCACGCCCGGCTGGGCCGAGCTCTCCCGCTTCCTGCCGGAGGCCGAGATGGACCCGGTGGAGCGCCGCGCCGCCCTGGCGAGCACCCTCATCGCCGGGCTGGAGATGGCGAAGACCGGCCTGGCCGAGCTTCGCCAGGACGCCCCCTTCGCCCCGATCCTGCTGCGCCCCGGCGCCGAGACAACCGATGCCGCCTGA
- the scpB gene encoding SMC-Scp complex subunit ScpB, with translation MPPDPDPDLGPTDNDLSEPAPSEGPEAAAGSPDPAPTASDGAEGEEPPIAEQDVTAESSAPVPPEAVRLAEALVFASATPVTAARLAPLLPPGIGAAETLAALAGAYEGRGVVLVNVAGGYAFRTAEDLAPVLTRVVEVPRRLPRVAMEALAIIAWHQPVTRGEIEEIRGTALSQTTLEILLENALIAPRGKKEAPGRPTLWGTTPKFLEQFGLASLRDLPKREELMPDPGLPLAMPAAPPDAAIEVAPATGDEAPAEEAEAPAGTPAP, from the coding sequence ATGCCGCCTGACCCTGATCCTGACCTTGGGCCGACTGACAACGACCTAAGCGAGCCCGCACCAAGCGAGGGCCCGGAAGCGGCGGCCGGGTCGCCGGACCCTGCGCCGACCGCCTCGGATGGCGCCGAGGGAGAGGAGCCCCCGATCGCGGAGCAGGACGTCACGGCGGAGTCGTCCGCCCCGGTCCCGCCCGAGGCCGTCCGACTCGCCGAGGCCCTCGTCTTCGCCTCCGCCACCCCCGTCACCGCCGCCCGCCTCGCGCCGCTGCTGCCACCAGGCATCGGCGCCGCCGAGACCCTGGCCGCGCTGGCTGGCGCCTATGAGGGGAGGGGGGTGGTCCTGGTGAACGTGGCCGGCGGCTACGCCTTCCGCACCGCCGAGGACCTGGCCCCGGTCCTGACCCGGGTGGTGGAGGTGCCGCGCCGCCTGCCGCGCGTGGCCATGGAGGCCCTGGCCATCATCGCCTGGCACCAGCCCGTGACGCGCGGCGAGATCGAGGAGATCCGCGGCACCGCCCTGTCCCAGACCACGCTGGAGATCCTGCTGGAGAACGCGCTGATCGCGCCGCGCGGCAAGAAGGAGGCGCCGGGCCGCCCGACCCTGTGGGGCACCACGCCGAAGTTCCTGGAGCAGTTCGGCCTCGCCTCCCTGCGGGACCTGCCGAAGCGGGAGGAGCTGATGCCCGATCCCGGCCTGCCGCTCGCCATGCCCGCAGCGCCGCCCGACGCCGCCATCGAGGTCGCCCCCGCCACCGGGGACGAGGCACCGGCCGAGGAGGCCGAGGCCCCCGCCGGGACGCCCGCTCCGTAA
- the tatB gene encoding Sec-independent protein translocase protein TatB, producing MFDLAWSEIALIAVVAVVVIGPKDLPDAVRGVARGIQKLRRMAGEFQGHLDEVVREAKLEDVRDQIRDIRNFDLKSTIEKAVDEDGSLTRTMREDPFRAPPPPTSDAAPAAGTGATLPDAPPPADATAPAPEVTATLAAADTPEATPPGPIPADGQVVQASGLSPLPEPAAASAAPDPVPPPGPVAQPAAQPTSGPGPAGETPPRPAVHTA from the coding sequence ATGTTCGACCTCGCCTGGTCCGAGATCGCCCTGATCGCCGTCGTCGCGGTGGTGGTGATCGGTCCAAAGGACCTTCCAGACGCCGTCCGCGGCGTCGCCCGCGGCATCCAGAAGCTGCGCCGCATGGCCGGCGAGTTCCAGGGCCACCTGGACGAGGTGGTGCGCGAGGCGAAGCTGGAGGACGTGCGCGACCAGATCCGCGACATCCGCAACTTCGACCTGAAGTCCACCATCGAGAAGGCGGTGGACGAGGACGGCTCGCTGACCCGCACCATGCGGGAGGACCCGTTCCGCGCGCCGCCGCCGCCCACCTCCGACGCGGCGCCCGCCGCAGGCACGGGGGCGACGCTGCCGGACGCGCCGCCGCCGGCCGACGCCACGGCCCCGGCGCCCGAGGTGACCGCCACCCTCGCCGCCGCCGACACGCCGGAAGCCACCCCGCCGGGGCCGATCCCGGCCGACGGACAGGTGGTGCAGGCCTCCGGCCTCTCGCCCCTGCCGGAGCCCGCGGCTGCATCGGCCGCCCCGGACCCCGTTCCGCCGCCCGGCCCGGTCGCTCAGCCGGCCGCTCAGCCGACCTCGGGGCCGGGCCCTGCGGGCGAGACGCCGCCCCGCCCCGCCGTCCACACCGCCTGA
- the tatC gene encoding twin-arginine translocase subunit TatC, whose product MPLIDHLLELRTRLLWSIGAFGIAFAVCYYFSTQIYGFLARPLAEILVQQGGGERRMIFTALYEAFFTYLKVAFFGAIFFSFPMWATQLWLFIAPGLYRSEKKVITPFLVASPVLFVAGAALAYYFIFPLAWQFFISFETPTGAGGLPVQLEAKVSEYLSLVMHMILAFGIAFQLPVLLTLMARVGIVSVDQLRRGRRYAIVGMFVAAAVMTPPDVISQIGLAVPLIVLYELSILAAVWMTPKPKPPVT is encoded by the coding sequence ATGCCGTTGATCGACCACCTGCTTGAGCTGCGCACGCGGCTTCTGTGGTCGATCGGCGCGTTCGGGATCGCCTTCGCGGTCTGCTACTACTTCTCCACTCAGATCTACGGCTTCCTCGCCCGGCCCCTGGCCGAGATCCTGGTGCAGCAGGGCGGCGGCGAGCGGCGGATGATCTTCACCGCCCTCTACGAGGCCTTCTTCACCTACCTGAAGGTGGCCTTCTTCGGGGCGATTTTCTTCAGCTTCCCGATGTGGGCGACGCAGCTCTGGCTGTTCATCGCCCCCGGCCTTTACAGGTCCGAGAAGAAGGTCATCACGCCCTTCCTCGTCGCCTCCCCCGTGCTCTTCGTCGCGGGCGCGGCGCTCGCCTACTACTTCATCTTCCCCCTGGCATGGCAGTTCTTCATCTCCTTCGAGACGCCGACGGGGGCCGGCGGGCTGCCCGTGCAACTCGAGGCGAAGGTGTCGGAATACCTCTCCCTCGTCATGCACATGATCCTGGCCTTCGGCATCGCCTTCCAGCTGCCGGTGCTGCTGACGCTCATGGCGCGGGTGGGGATCGTGAGCGTGGATCAGCTGCGCAGGGGCCGGCGCTACGCCATCGTCGGCATGTTCGTCGCGGCGGCGGTCATGACGCCGCCCGACGTCATCAGCCAGATCGGCCTCGCCGTGCCGCTGATCGTGCTCTACGAGCTGTCCATCCTGGCGGCGGTCTGGATGACGCCGAAGCCCAAGCCTCCCGTCACGTAA
- the serS gene encoding serine--tRNA ligase: protein MHDIRAVRADPAAFDAALARRGLAPVSAALLELDAGRRAAQTTAQEAQARRNALAREIGQGKKAGADTAALEAEATGLRARMEGLDAEAASAEAAQARILEALPNILDADVPEGADESANVVLHQHGEIPDLPFAPKQHFELGEALGGLDFATAVKLAGSRFTVLRGPLARLERAIGQWMLNLQVDEHGYAETVVPLLVNDATMYGTGQLPKFADDLFRTTDDRWLIPTAEVPLTNTVRDEIVPEAALPIRLAALSPCFRSEAGSAGRDTRGMIRQHQFSKVEMVSITAPDASAEEQERMTRCAERVLTELGLTWRRILLCAGDTGFGAAKTYDLEVWLPGQGAWREISSCSNCRDFQARRMNARMKPREGKGNVFLHTLNGSGVAVGRALVAVMETHQRADGSIAIPPVLRPYMGGAEVIAVA from the coding sequence ATGCACGATATCCGGGCCGTCCGCGCCGATCCGGCCGCGTTCGACGCCGCGCTCGCCCGCCGGGGGCTGGCCCCGGTCTCCGCGGCGCTGCTGGAGCTGGACGCCGGCCGCCGCGCCGCCCAGACCACGGCGCAGGAGGCCCAGGCCCGCCGCAACGCCCTGGCGCGGGAGATCGGGCAGGGGAAGAAGGCCGGCGCCGACACCGCCGCGCTCGAGGCCGAGGCGACGGGGCTGCGCGCCCGGATGGAGGGGCTGGACGCCGAGGCGGCATCGGCCGAGGCGGCCCAGGCCCGCATCCTGGAAGCCCTGCCGAACATCCTGGACGCCGATGTGCCGGAAGGCGCCGACGAGTCCGCGAACGTGGTGTTGCACCAGCACGGCGAGATCCCGGACCTGCCCTTCGCCCCGAAGCAGCACTTCGAGCTCGGCGAGGCGCTCGGCGGCTTGGACTTCGCTACCGCCGTGAAGTTGGCGGGCAGCCGCTTCACCGTGCTGCGCGGCCCCCTGGCCCGGCTGGAGCGCGCCATCGGCCAGTGGATGCTGAACCTGCAGGTGGACGAGCACGGCTACGCCGAGACGGTGGTACCCCTGCTGGTGAACGACGCCACCATGTACGGCACCGGCCAGCTCCCGAAGTTTGCCGACGACCTGTTCCGCACCACCGACGACCGCTGGCTGATTCCGACCGCCGAGGTGCCCCTGACAAACACGGTGCGGGACGAGATCGTGCCGGAGGCGGCGCTGCCGATCCGCCTGGCCGCCCTCTCTCCCTGCTTCCGGTCCGAGGCGGGCTCGGCCGGGCGGGACACGCGGGGCATGATCCGGCAGCACCAGTTCTCCAAGGTGGAGATGGTCTCCATCACCGCCCCGGACGCCTCCGCCGAGGAGCAGGAGCGCATGACCCGTTGCGCGGAGCGGGTGCTGACGGAACTTGGCCTGACTTGGCGGCGAATTCTCCTCTGCGCGGGAGATACCGGCTTCGGTGCCGCGAAGACCTACGACCTGGAGGTCTGGCTGCCCGGCCAGGGCGCCTGGCGGGAGATCTCCTCCTGCTCCAACTGCCGGGACTTCCAGGCCCGCCGGATGAACGCCCGCATGAAGCCGAGGGAGGGGAAGGGCAACGTCTTCCTTCACACCCTCAACGGCTCCGGCGTCGCGGTGGGGCGCGCCCTGGTCGCGGTGATGGAAACCCATCAGCGGGCGGACGGCTCCATCGCCATTCCGCCAGTGCTGCGCCCCTATATGGGCGGGGCGGAGGTCATCGCGGTCGCCTGA
- a CDS encoding ETC complex I subunit: protein MRFARIYSPPKSAMQSGQGRTDEWVLEFALSERKLIDPQTGWYGSGDTGRQVRLRFDTLEDAEAYAKAEDITYEVEARRQRPAIRPKAYADNFRTDRLSNWTH, encoded by the coding sequence ATGAGATTCGCCCGCATCTACTCGCCGCCGAAGAGCGCCATGCAGTCCGGCCAGGGCCGCACGGATGAGTGGGTGCTCGAGTTCGCCCTCAGCGAGCGGAAGCTGATCGACCCGCAGACCGGCTGGTACGGCTCCGGCGACACCGGCCGCCAGGTGCGCCTGCGCTTCGACACGCTGGAGGACGCGGAGGCCTACGCGAAGGCGGAGGATATCACCTACGAGGTGGAGGCCCGCCGCCAGCGCCCGGCCATCCGCCCAAAGGCCTATGCCGACAACTTCCGCACGGACCGGCTGTCCAACTGGACTCACTGA